Proteins encoded in a region of the Elaeis guineensis isolate ETL-2024a chromosome 7, EG11, whole genome shotgun sequence genome:
- the LOC105048914 gene encoding probable inactive purple acid phosphatase 27, producing the protein MKSILRRLLLFFLVLSPVLVGYAAAGGGVGSRHVSGVQPLSKIAIHRASLAMDEAAYVRASPALLGLQGEDTEWIKVELRCPNPTPDDWIGVFSPAKFNASSCPAESGNKKEEDPLICSAPIKYQFANYSNPSYMKTGEGTLRFRLINQRADFAFALFSGGLANPKLIAVSNAISFANPKAPVYPRLAQGKSWNEMTVTWTSGYDINEALPFVEWGPKGGPLMRSPAGTLTFNHRSMCGAPARTVGWRDPGFIHTSFLKDLWPNAEYTYKLGHQLFNGSYVWSKSYSFQASPYPGQNSVQQVIIFGDMGKAERDGSNEYSNYQPGSLNTTDTIVKDLDNIDIVFHIGDIVYANGYISQWDQFTSQVEPIASRVPYMIASGNHERDWHGTGSFYDTDDSGGECGVLAETMFFVPAENRAKFWYSTDYGMFRFCIADTEHDWREGSEQYEFIEHCLASVDRQKQPWLIFAAHRVLGYSSGSFYAAEGSFEEPMGRESLQKLWQKYKVDIAFYGHVHNYERTCPIYQNQCVNKEKSHYSGTVNGTIHVVVGGGGSHLSEFANIVPNWSLYRDHDYGFVKLTAFNHSSLLFEYKRSSDGKVHDFFTISRDYKDVLACVHDSCSPKTLAS; encoded by the exons ATGAAGTCCATCCTGCGTCGGCTTTTGCTTTTCTTCTTGGTCTTGTCGCCGGTCCTCGTCGGCTACGCTGCGGCCGGCGGCGGAGTCGGCAGCCGGCACGTCTCCGGAGTCCAGCCGTTGTCGAAGATCGCGATCCACCGGGCGTCCCTGGCAATGGATGAGGCAGCGTACGTGAGGGCGTCGCCGGCGCTTCTGGGTCTCCAG GGAGAGGATACTGAATGGATAAAAGTGGAGCTTCGATGTCCCAATCCAACTCCTGATGATTGGATTGGAGTGTTCTCTCCTGCAAAATTCAA TGCATCTTCTTGTCCCGCCGAGAGTGGAAATAAGAAAGAGGAAGATCCATTGATATGCTCAGCTCCAATAAAG TATCAATTTGCCAATTATTCAAATCCAAGTTACATGAAGACCGGGGAGGGAACTTTGAGGTTTCGGTTGATCAATCAGCGGGCAGACTTTGCTTTTGCATTATTTAGTGGTGGCCTTGCTAAT CCCAAACTCATTGCAGTTTCAAATGCAATTTCCTTTGCAAATCCAAAGGCTCCTGTTTATCCACGACTTGCACAAGGAAAATCTTGGAATGAG ATGACCGTTACATGGACAAGTGGATATGACATAAATGAGGCACTTCCTTTTGTTGAATGGGGACCAAAGGGGGGACCTTTAATGCGATCGCCAGCTGGGACCCTGACATTCAACCACAGAAGCATGTGTG GTGCACCAGCACGTACTGTCGGATGGAGAGATCCGGGTTTTATACACACAAGTTTCTTGAAGGACTTATGGCCAAATGCAGA GTACACGTACAAGCTTGGTCATCAGTTATTTAATGGATCATATGTTTGGAGCAAGTCTTATTCTTTCCAAGCATCTCCTTATCCAGGACAAAATTCAGTACAGCAAGTCATAATTTTTGGTGACATGGGAAAG GCAGAACGGGATGGGTCTAACGAATATAGCAACTATCAGCCTGGTTCACTGAATACTACAGATACAATTGTTAAAGATTTGGACAACATTGACATTGTTTTCCATATAGGAGATATTGTATACGCTAATGGATATATATCCCAATGGGATCAATTTACATCACAAGTTGAGCCAATTGCTTCAAGGGTGCCGTATATGATTGCAAG TGGCAATCATGAACGAGACTGGCATGGGACAGGATCCTTCTATGACACTGATGATTCAGGAGGGGAATGTGGTGTATTGGCTGAAACCATGTTCTTTGTGCCAGCTGAGAACAGAGCCAAGTTTTG GTATTCTACAGACTATGGCATGTTCCGCTTCTGCATAGCAGATACTGAGCATGATTGGAGGGAAGGCTCAGAGCAGTATGAATTTATCGAACACTGCCTGGCCTCGGTAGATAGGCAGAAGCAGCCATGGTTGATATTTGCTGCTCATCGTGTGCTCGGTTATTCATCTGGCTCTTTTTATGCTGCGGAGGGCTCATTTGAAGAGCCCATGGGAAGGGAGAGCCTTCAAAAGCTCTGGCAGAAATATAAAGTGGACATTGCATTCTATGGGCATGTTCACAACTATGAGAGGACCTGTCCAATCTACCAG AACCAGTGCGTAAATAAAGAAAAATCACATTACTCAGGCACGGTGAATGGAACCATCCATGTTGTTGTTGGTGGTGGTGgcagccatttgtcagagtttgCCAACATTGTGCCGAACTGGAGTCTTTACCGAGACCACGACTATGGGTTTGTTAAACTGACTGCTTTCAATCATTCGTCACTTCTTTTTGAATATAAGAGGAGCAGTGATGGTAAAGTGCATGATTTCTTCACCATCTCAAGAGACTATAAGGATGTCCTCGCCTGCGTGCACGATAGTTGCTCCCCAAAAACATTGGCCTCGTAG